The following are from one region of the Pocillopora verrucosa isolate sample1 chromosome 3, ASM3666991v2, whole genome shotgun sequence genome:
- the LOC131781292 gene encoding putative nuclease HARBI1 — protein sequence MSSSSEEEIDELLRNRIRRQPRNFEKRRLFDVENPCEFRQKFHLPVDTFEHLLAAVGPQLEHRTRRNRALTARQQLLVFLHFLGTNSFYHVMHSCHGISTSMVWNVIDRITLAILSLQRELVCWPKQPLRIASKFHDIAGFPCVAGCVNGTHVLINPPAAADCPGRWHDSRVLKESTLWTAFEENAQRPFPGAVTLGNSAYSCNSWLIPPFRGDVEGARLRFNEAHKKTRSTIERANGVIKKRFYTLQTGLRVRSMERAAELIKCAAILHNICILFNDDGADLLDDEDLEIDEGESAEQDEGQEDRRQELLAHFL from the exons ATGTCATCTTCGAGTGAAGAAGAAATAGATGAACTTTTGAGAAATAGAATAAGACGACAGCCGAGGAATTTTGAGAAAAGACGGCTTTTTGACGTAGAAAATCCATGCGAATTTCGACAGAAGTTTCATCTCCCAGTCGATACATTCGAACATTTACTGGCAGCAGTGGGTCCGCAATTGGAACACAGAACACGGCGCAATAGAGCGTTGACGGCGAGACAACAATTGTTAGTATTTCTCCACTTCCTTGGTACGAACTCGTTTTACCATGTGATGCATTCATGCCATGGAATTTCAACATCAATGGTTTGGAATGTCATAGACCGCATTACGCTGGCAATACTAAGTTTACAGCGAGAACTTGTTTGTTGGCCCAAGCAGCCCCTTCGAATCGCTTCAAAGTTTCATGATATAGCTGGGTTTCCTTGTGTTGCTGGTTGCGTGAATGGAACCCATGTTCTGATAAATCCCCCGGCTG CAGCCGATTGTCCTGGGAGATGGCATGACTCGCGGGTTCTCAAAGAGAGTACTCTGTGGACtgcatttgaagaaaatgctcAGAGGCCATTCCCTGGAGCAGTAACTCTAGGCAACTCTGCCTACTCATGCAACAGCTGGCTGATTCCTCCTTTCAGGGGAGATGTAGAAGGTGCTCGCCTCAGGTTTAATGAGGCGCACAAGAAAACCAGAAGCACCATAGAGAGAGCCAATggtgttataaaaaaaagattctacacTCTACAAACAGGCTTAAGAGTCAGAAGTATGGAACGAGCTGCTGAACTTATCAAGTGTGCAGCCATACTACACAACATTTGCATACTATTTAACGATGATGGTGCTGATCTTTTGGATGACGAAGATCTGGAAATTGATGAAGGGGAGTCTGCCGAGCAAGACGAGGGGCAGGAGGACAGACGACAAGAGCTCTTGGCgcattttctttga